Below is a window of Pseudomonas sp. B21-040 DNA.
CGGCGTTCGGCCGCGAGGTCTATCGAACGACTGAGGAGGTAATACGTCAGGCCCGACACCACCAGTCCCACCAGCCAGGCAATGTCCACACCTTCCAGCATGCGCGCCAGCGGACCGACGAATACCTCTTTGTTGGCAGACGCATCAAAGATGTAGAAGAACGGCACCATCGCGGCAAAACCGATCAGGTACGAGACGATGCCGCGAAATTGCCAAGCGCCGTAGATGCCCTTCGGCGTGAAGAAATGCGGGATCGCGTAGCGGCCCTTGCGCACGAAAAAGTAGTCCACCAGATTGACGGCGGTCCAGGGCACGAGGAAGTACAGCAACAACACGAGGAAGGTGTTCAACAACGCGATGCCATCACCTTTGATCGACAACACGCAGGTCAACAGGATGATGCTGATCACGCTGATGGACATGACTCGGGCACGCGGTGTCGGCGTGATCTTTTTGATCGAGTCGACACCGGTCAGCAACGTCAGCATGGCGCTGTAAGTGTTGAGCGCGATGATCGGCAGAAAGCCCGCCACCGAGACAATGACCAGCACATTGCCCAAGCCCGGAATCATCGAAGAGCCGACCTGGTTCAACGCCACCAGCGCATCCGCCGCTTTCAGTTGCTGCGCCAGCCACGCACCGAGGCCGATCATCCAGCCACCGGACAGCGAAGCGCCGATGAACACCGCGGCGATCAATTTCGGGCGGCTGGTGTTTTTCGGCAGGTATCGGGAATAGTCGGACACATAGGGCGCATAGGAAATGTTGTAACTCGCACCGATGGCAAACAGCGTGGCAAACGCAACCCAGTTGAAACCCAGGTCTGTCGCCGGGGTGACGCCTTCCTGGCCGGCACCGAACATCAAGGCGATGGTCACCAGTGCATACAGGGGCAACGTCGCCAACAATGCCCATTTGAACGCTTTGTGCATCAGGTCATGGCCGTAGATCGACAACAGCGCGCCAATCAGTACCACCGCCACGGCGACAATCGTCGGGTCGAAACCGAAGACATGTTCCAGGCCGTTCATGATCAGCGAGATGTTCACCACGTTGAAACCGACGAACACAAACATCGTCGCCATCAAGGCCAGGATCACACCGCGATAACCAAACTGGGCGCGGGACTGGATCATTTGCGGAAGGCCCATCTCCGGACCTTGCGAGCCGTGAAACGCCATGAAAATGGTGCCGAACATAATGCCCAGCGCACCGGCCAGCAGGGTCCACAACGCCGACAACCCAAGGCTCGGGCCGACAAAACCGATGGAGATGGTGAAGAAGTGGAAGTTGCCCAGAAACCAGAAAGGTCCCTGGCTGCTCAGTTTGGCGTGACGTTCATTTTCCGGAATGTAATCGATCGAGTGGCCTTCGATGGCCAACCCGCTGCTCGCTGCAATGGCGTGCACAGACTGTGGAGAACCTGACATACGATTGTTCCTATGCTGGTAATTGTTGTTTTTATGGGCAAAGCGCCGGTTTCATTGCAATGTAGGGCGTTAGTCAGGGCGGTAAAATATCGCAGGCACACTGTTTACATAGATCGGCATCTATGTGGCAAACAGGGGGGCACACATGCTGGGCACTGTATCGGAACTGGATTTGCGCTTGATCCGGGTCTTCCTGACTGTCGTTGAGGCGGGCGGAATATCGGCCGCGCAAACGGCGCTCAACACCACTCAACCCACCATCAGTGCGCAATTGGCGACGCTCGAAGCGAGGGTCGGGTTTCGTCTGTGCGAGCGAGGTCGCGGAGGGTTTTCGGTGACGCCCAAAGGGGGGCAGTTTGTCGAAGCGGCCCGTCGATTGCTGGCGGCGGCCGAAGGGTTTCGGGTTGAGGTCCAGCACATCAATCGCAAGGTGTCGGGCAACATCAACATCGGCCTGCTGGGTCAAATCGATCCATCCGCCAACAAGAACATCGCCCTGGCCATCGCGCGTTTGCGCTCGCAACATGAAGGCCTGTACTTCCACTTCACCGAGCTGTCGTCATCCTTGCTGGAAGAAAAAATCATCAACGGCCATATCGATCTGGCCATCGGGTACTTCTGGCATCGTTTACCCAACATCGATTACTTCCCCTTGTTTCAGGAAACCCAAATCGCCTACTGCGCCCCGGCGCACCCATTGTTCGATCACGTCGGCGCACTGACCCGCGATGACGTCCGCGATTACGATTGGGTCTGGCCCAGCCACCCACTGCCGGAAATGCCCGCGCCCACCACCCTCGAGCGGTTGACCGTACTCACCGACAGCATGGACGGTGCCGCCCTGCTCATTCTGTCGGGCCAGCACCTGGGCTTTCTGCCACAGCACTACGCGGCCAAGCATCAACAACTGGGGCAGTTGCATCCGCTGAACCCTGAGCAGTTGCGCTATGAAGTCGGCTTCCATGCGGCCGTTCGGCATTCGGCGCGGCAGCGCGACGTGGTGAGTGCATTCCTGACGGAGCTGATCGAGATTTTTGCTGCAACGTAAGTTCACAAACAACTGAATGTGCCTGCGTGGCGGGTCGTTTCGCCGCGGTTCAGATTTTGATCTCACCCGCCGGCATGACGTCGATCCGCGCCACCGAACCGGTCAAGTGCGCCAAATCCTTATTGTGCTCGACGATGATGTCTTCGGCACTTTGGTTACCGTTGTCGACGGTGGAGTGCGCGTCGGCCGCCAGCACCACGTCATATCCCATTTTCAGTGCCTGGCGCACGGTCGCGTTGACGCAATAATCGGTTTGCAAACCACAGATGATCAGACGCTCGAATTCCTCTTTCGACAGCAGTTGTTGAAGGTTGGTCTGATAGAACGAATCCGGTGTGGTTTTGCGTACGTAATAATCCTTGGGCTCGGCTTCCAGGCTTTCGGCCAGTTGCCAGCCGTCGGCGCCATATGCCAGAGGGCTGCCCTCTTCTTCGTGCTGAATGAAAACAACCGGCACCCCGGCTATCCGGGCTCGGGTGCTGAGGTGGTTGATGTTCTCGATGACGCGGTTGATCTCAAAGCACGCGTACTCGCCCGAGCACAGTGCCCTCTGGACGTCGATAATTAGCAGTGCGGTAGCCATGGCCCCTTCCTTGATCAGTCGGTAGATCAGGGGACGAAAAAGCAGATCCGTCCCCTGTTAAACACAACCCTTAGTAACCGAGTGACAACCCGGTGTTACGGCGTGGGTCGTTGGCGCCGTAGAAACGGTTTTTGCCGACCGGTTTGCCGCCCAGCGAAGGCGCACCAACCAGGATTGCCGCCACGTGGTTGGCATCCTGTGGCCCGGCAAACTTGTGACCCCAGCTTTCGAGGATTTTCACCGTGTCCGGGCTGGTGGTGAAGGTCTCCAGGTTGGTTTCTTCGGGCAACCATTGCTGGTGGAACCGCGGTGCATCCACCGCTTCCTGGATGTTCATGCCGTAGTCGATCACGTTGAGCATGGTCAGCAAGGTCGCAGTGATGATGCGGCTGCCGCCCGGGGTGCCGACGACCATCACGACTTTACCGTCCTTGGTGACGATGGTCGGGCTCATCGACGACAGCGGTGCTTTGCCGGGTGCGATAGCGTTGGCCTCCCCTTGCACCAGGCCGTACATGTTCGGCACACCGATTTTCGAGGTGAAGTCGTCCATTTCGTCGTTGAGGATGACCCCGGTTTTGCTGGCCATGACGCCAGCGCCAAACCAGTCGTTGAGGGTGTAGGTCATCGACACCGCATTGCCCCACTTGTCGACAATGGAGAAGTGCGTGGTGTTGCTGCCCTCATGCGGCGCTACGCCGGGTTTGAGCTCGCTGGAGATAGCGGCCTTTTTCGGGTCGATGGCATCGCGGATTTTGGTGGCGTAATTTTTATCCAGCAGATGCGCGATCGGATTTTTCACGAAGTCCGGGTCGCCGAGGTAGCTGTTGCGGTCCACATAAGCGTGGCGCATGGCTTCGATCTGATAGTGCATGCCCTGGGCCGAGTGGTAGCCGAGGTCTTTGATCGGGTAGCCTTCGAGGATGTTCATGATCTCGCAGATCACCACCCCGCCGGAGCTCGGTGGCGGTGCCGACACCACGTGATAGCCCCGGTAATCGCACTCGATCGGCGCCAGTTCTCGGGTCTTGTATTTGTCGAGATCGGCCTGGGTGATGATGCCTTTGTTGGCCTGACTGGACGTGACGATGGCGTCGGCGACCCACCCTTTATAGAAACCGTCGGCACCCTTCTCGGAAATTTCCCGCAGGGTTTTGGCCAGGTCTTTCTGCACCAGTTTTTGTCCGACCTGCATCGGCTCGCCTTTGCTCAGGAAAATCGAGCCCGAGTCCTTCATGTCTTTCTTGAACACGTCGGTGGCGTAGTCCAGCAAATCGACATCGCCCTGCTCCAGGACAAAACCGTCTTCCGCCAGTTTGATCGCCGGGGCAATCACTTCCTTGCGCGGCTTGGTGCCGTACTTGGTCAGGGCCAGTTCCATGCCGGACACAGTCCCCGGCACGCCGACGGCCAGGTGGCCACGGGTACTGAGGTCGGGGACGACATTGCCTTCTTTGTCGAGGTACATGTTGGCGGTGGCAGCCAGCGGGGCTTTTTCGCGGAAATCGAGGAACGTCTTGCGCCCGTCCGCCAGTTGAATGGTCATGAAACCGCCGCCACCGAGGTTGCCCGCTGCGGGATACACCACCGCCAGCGCATACGCCACCGCGACGCCGGCATCCACGGCGTTGCCGCCGTTCTTGAGCACATTGACCCCCACCTGGGAGGCCAGATGTTGGGCGGTGACCACCATGCCGTTTTCGGCCGCAACCGGGGCTACGGAAGCGGCATGGGCAGTCAGGCAACTAAGCGCCAAGGAGGTCGCTATGAGCGATTTGGCAAAAGGTTCGTACTTCATCAGTCGGTCTCTTTTTTGTTTTTGGGCTCTGCACAAAACAGAGTGAGCAGTTCAAAAGCACAGGCAAGTATGGTCGGGATTACGTATTGCGCCTCCCCGTCGGAACAGTATGCTGGGCCTCTATTCAGCCCTTCTGCGGAGTCCGCCAGCATGACCTACACCTTCACCACTCTGGCGTCTCCGGTTGGCGAACTGAAGCTGGTAGCGAAAGACGCAAGACTGGCGGCCATCCTCTGGGAAAACGACAAACCGAACCGGGTTCGGCTTGGCCCGATGCACGAAGCCCCGGACAACCCGATTCTGGTACGCGCCGCTCAGCAGTTGCAGGAATACTTTGCCGGCACGCGCGATCGCTTCGAGCTGGAACTGGATTTTGCCGGAACGGAATTTCAGAAGAAGGTGTGGGCGGCGCTGCTGACCATCCCGTTCGGAGAAACGCGCAGCTATAGCCAGATAGCCGAGCAAATCGGCAATCCGAGCGCAGTTCGGGCAGTGGGAGCCGCGAATGGCAAGAACCCGATATCGATTGTGGCGCCCTGCCATCGGGTGATCGGGGCCTCGGGAAAACTCACCGGGTTCGCCGGAGGGCTTGAGGCGAAGGAACGTTTGCTGACGCTTGAGGGTTGCGAATGGGCAGGCGCCAGCAGGATGGATGATTTGTTTTGATGGACGCTAAGGTGTCGCGAAGATGTTCTTCATCGCCGCATATTGCAGCAGCATGATGGTCTTGGCGTCGCAGATCTCCCCGCGATAAAACGCCTCAAGTGCCTCATCGAACGCCCACTCCAGCACTTCCAGTTCTTCGGTCTCTTCTTCCAGCCCACCGCCTTCGCTGACTTTTGAAGCAGCGTCGTATTCGGCGATGAAAAAATGCAGTTTTTCAGTGACCGAGCCGGGGCTCATATACGACTCGAAGACCTTCTGCACATGGTGCACGCGGTAACCGGTTTCTTCTTCGGCTTCGGCGCGGATGCGTTCTTCCGGCGCGGCACCTTCAAGTAAGCCGGCGGCTGCCTCGATCAGTAATCCGTCATGGCCGTTGACGAACACCGGCAAGCGGAACTGCCGGGTCAGCACCACGGTTCGCTTCTGGCGATTGAACAGAAGAATCGCCGCGCCGTTGCCACGGTCATAGACCTCGCGGGTCTGGCGCTGCCACTCGCCGTTGTTGCGTAGATAGTCGAAGGTGATTTTCTTCAGCAAGTACCAGTCGTGGGACAACACCTGGGATTGGATGATGTTGACCCGTTCGGCTGTGTTCGCCATGACACCGCATCCTTTTTCGTGAAAAGTGCTCATGGTAGGCGAAAACGAAAAAGCCTGGCATCTCCCTAATGCGAACCTTGTAGCAGCTCCTTAACGGGTCCAGCCACAGGCTCAGGACAACTGAGCCTTGTATTCCTTCTCGTACTGGCCGGCCAGCGCTTCTTTTTGCTTGTCATCGAGCAGTTTGCCGGCCATCTGGAAGAACTTCTGCTCTTCCTCCTTGAGGTGATGATGAACCTTCTCGGACAGCTTTTTCGCGGTCACAAGCCATGACGGGCTGGACATCTCGGTGCCGTCCAGTTCCTCCATCATTTCGTCCATCTCGTGGTGTTCGGCGATGGCATGGCGGCTCAGGTCGACGCCGTTGTCGAATTCCATCAGCGGGATATAGAAGTGGCGTTCTTCGGCAGTAGCGTGGGCTTGAAGCTCAGACTTGAGTTGCTGGTAAGCCTCGACCCGCTCCGGGGTGTCACCACTGGTTTTGATCAGTGCCTTGGCATAGGTCCTTTGACGTTCGTGGCTTTCGCGCAGGGCTTCGAAAATATTCACGGGTTGTCCTCATCGGCGGCGTTCCGGGGTGACGCTGTTTAGGCTAGACATCCGTGCCACCACGACGGTTCCTTTGGTGCGCCAGGGATAGAACAAACGCCATCACCACGCTAGGCTCCTGATTCATTGCCATAAGGATGTCGCTCATGCCCCTGCGAATTGAACAGTCGCAAAACCCCACTGATGAACAACGTGAGGCCATCCTCACACCACTGCGCGCCTACAACGCGGCTCAGGCCGGCCCGTCCAATGCGCAACCGCTGGCCTTGCTGGTGCGCGACGACCACGGCGAGATTCTCGGCGGGTTGTATGGCCGCTTCTTTTACCAGTGGTTGTACATCGAATTGCTGTCGGTGCCCGAACAGGGCCGGGGACAGGGCCTGGGCTCGAAGTTGATGCAGATGGCCGAAGATCTCGCACGGGAAAAGGAATGCGTGGGGATCTGGCTGGACACCTTCGACTTTCAGGCGCCGAAGTTTTACGAAAAGCTCGGCTACAGCGAGCTGGGCCAGATTGCCGACTACCCGCCCGGCCACAAGCGCTTCTTTTTTCAGAAGCGCCTGATAAACGCCTGAATCGCTTACAAACAGGTCGCCAACGCTGCCAAACGGCGCTTGGCGACGAAGTCGTCATGTTGCGCGTAGTAACTCAGCACGGTGCCGGACGCATCGGTGGTCACGTCCACAAAGGACTCCGCCGACCGCGTGTAGACGGTCGACCCGCCCTTTTTGCCAGGCTGCAGATAAGCGGCGGCATCGACGCCGAATACCGCTTCGTCCTGCCAGGAAAACTGCACGCACTGGGCCACGGCCAATGACGGCTTGTCCGAGTTCAGGGTTTTGTACGGGGTCTTGGTACGAGCATCGTCCATCACCGAGCCCGCGCATCCCGCCAGCAACGTTACGGCCAGCGCCACCATCAGAATTCGCATTGCATTCGCTCATCAAGAAAAAGCGGACTGTATCATCGTGGCGCGCCGTTTCGTTCTGCTTTACTTCATTTATACCGCGACACCGCGCGATGATTCGCGCACCCTGTCGCGCCATTCATGCCGCATCGCGTCTATTTCTGGAAAGCCCAATGACACCCAACGCCGAACTCTACAAACCGACCACCGAATACGCCGACAAACTGATCAGCCAGATCGGCCAGACGCCTTCCTGGATCGCCAAGCGCATTGGCGTCACCGACAAGCGCATTCGTTACATCCTCGACGGCGAACGCACCGTCAAAGGCGAAACCACGCCAATCCAGATGACCTACACCGAACAGTTCGCCCTCGAATGCCTGGCGGCAGCGGCCAAGGCCAGCAAGAAGCAGTCTTCGTAATCCATTCTCAAGGAGCGACCATGGCGGCAACCGAACAGCAACACGAGCAAGCGTTGAAGAAGTTTCTCGAAGAGCGCCCTGAACTGCGCCACGAACTCGACAACCTCAACCCGCTGCTGGCACAAGCCAAGGGTGAAACCCAGGCGCAGTATCGCGACGAGCGCTTGCATGAAGCGTTCGAAGATGAGGCCGAGCGCCAAGGGTTGTTCGCCTGGGAACTGACGCTGCAAATGACTGCCGCCACGCCTGCGGACTATCAAGCCCAACGCCTGGAAGTGCATAAGGAAGTGGCGGAAATGGCGGGCATGGAATGGCTGGACTATTGCGAGTTGTACGGGATACAACCGTAACCACCGTTCAAGGATGTCATCGCCCATGCTGCCTTCCGCCTCAACCTCCCACGCCAGCCCCGGTCACCTGCGCACGCAAAAGTGGCGTGGGCGCATAGGCATGACACTGGTGGCCATGCTCTCGGTCCTCGCCGGAATGACCGACGCCATCGGCTTCATGGCCAGCGGCGATTTTGTCTCGTTCATGAGCGGCAACACCACGCGGCTCGCCGTGGCCATCAGCGTCGGCGATCTGGGGCTGACCGGGCGTTTGCTGCTGCTCGTGGCCACCTTCATCGTCGGCAACGCCTTGGGCATTGTCGTCAGCCGCCTCGGCGGGCGACGGGCGCTGCCCTTGATGCTGACCATCGCCGCGTTGCTGTGCGCGGCCGCCACCTGGCCTTACGACGAACAATTGCCCGCGCTGCTGGCGGCGATCATCGCCATGGGCATGCTCAATGCCGCCGTCGAGGAAGTGAACGGCCTGCCGGTTGGCCTGACCTATGTCACCGGCGCCCTGTCGCGCTTCGGACGGGGGCTGGGGCGCTGGATGCTCGGCGAACGGCGCAATGGCTGGCGCGTGCAACTGATCCCCTGGACCGGGATGTTCGCCGGGGCTGTCCTTGGGGCGGTGCTGGAACATCATTTGGGGCTTCAGGCATTGTTCGCCAGCGGATTGCTGGCGGGTGTGCTGGGGGTGGTGTCGTTGAAGATTCCGCGGCGCTGGCAGTTGGGGTATATGCCGCGTTGATTCAGGCGTTGCCTGTTAGACCGCTATCGCGAGCAGGCTCACTCCTGCAGGTGGTTGTGGTGAAACTGCAATCTCAGGCATCACCCAACCTCCTGCAGGAGTAAGCCTGCTCCGGGCGGCGTTCCGACGATGAGGCCCGCCCAGACAACATCGATTTAGCCGCCCCGCCGATAAAGCTTTATCATGGCCGCAGTTTGTTGATCGAGTCCGTCATGAAATTCGCCATTGCGCTGTTTTCCGCCGCCCATGCGCCCTCCTCGCGCCGCGCCTTGCTGTTCGCTCAGGCTGCGCTGGCCGGCGGGCATGAGATTGTCCGGTTGTTTTTTTATCAGGATGGCGTCTACAACGCGTCCGCCAGCGTGGTCACGCCGCAAGATGAGCTGGACGTGCCCAAGCAATGGCGCACCTTTGTCAGCGAGCACCAACTGGATGGCGTCGTGTGTATCGCCGCGGCCCTGCGTCGCGGGGTATTGAACGAAGAAGAAGCCGGGCGTTATCAACGTGACGCCGTTGCCGTGGGCGCACCATGGGAATTGTCCGGTCTGGGTCAATTGCATGACGCGGTGCAGGACGCCGACCGTTTGATCTGCTTTGGAGGCGCGTAAGATGGCCAAATCCTTGCTGATTATCAGCCGTCAGGCACCCTGGTCCGGACCGAATGCACGCGAAGCACTGGACATCGTCCTCGCCGGCGGCGCCTTCGACCTGCCCATCGGCCTGCTGTTTCTCGATGACGGGGTGTTCCAGCTCGCCGCGAAACAGGACGCCAAGGCATTGCAACAAAAAGACCTGAGCGCCAACCTGCAAGCCTTGCCGATGTTCGGTGTCGACGAGCTGTTCGTGTGTGCCGACAGTGCCGCAGAACGTGGGCTGGACCCGAACAGCCTGCCGCTCGAAGAAGCCCGGGCGCTGACCGCTCACGAAATCACCGCCCTTATTGACCGCTACGACCAGGTGATCACCCTCTGATGTCGACTTTGCATGTGTTGTCTCACTCCCCGTTCGGCGACGATCGCCTGAGCAGTTGCCTGCGCGTGATCGGCGCGAACGATGCGCTCTTGCTGAGCGGCGACGCGGTGTATGCCCTGCAGCCGGGCACTGCGCCGTTCAATACGTTGAACACTCGCGCCCTGAACCTTTTCGTGCTGGCCGAGGATGTTCAAGCCCGGTCCATTGAAACCCCGGACTGGGCCAAGGCCATCGATTACCCGGCCTTCGTCGATCTGTCGATTCACCATGACAAGGTCAACAGTTGGCTATGAATTCCCTGACGGTCGGCGCCCGCGCCATCGAGTTGGACAAGGACGGTTTTCTGGTCGAACTCAGTGACTGGTCTGCCGACGTCGCTGCCGCCCTGGCC
It encodes the following:
- a CDS encoding DUF6388 family protein — protein: MAATEQQHEQALKKFLEERPELRHELDNLNPLLAQAKGETQAQYRDERLHEAFEDEAERQGLFAWELTLQMTAATPADYQAQRLEVHKEVAEMAGMEWLDYCELYGIQP
- a CDS encoding cytosine permease; this translates as MSGSPQSVHAIAASSGLAIEGHSIDYIPENERHAKLSSQGPFWFLGNFHFFTISIGFVGPSLGLSALWTLLAGALGIMFGTIFMAFHGSQGPEMGLPQMIQSRAQFGYRGVILALMATMFVFVGFNVVNISLIMNGLEHVFGFDPTIVAVAVVLIGALLSIYGHDLMHKAFKWALLATLPLYALVTIALMFGAGQEGVTPATDLGFNWVAFATLFAIGASYNISYAPYVSDYSRYLPKNTSRPKLIAAVFIGASLSGGWMIGLGAWLAQQLKAADALVALNQVGSSMIPGLGNVLVIVSVAGFLPIIALNTYSAMLTLLTGVDSIKKITPTPRARVMSISVISIILLTCVLSIKGDGIALLNTFLVLLLYFLVPWTAVNLVDYFFVRKGRYAIPHFFTPKGIYGAWQFRGIVSYLIGFAAMVPFFYIFDASANKEVFVGPLARMLEGVDIAWLVGLVVSGLTYYLLSRSIDLAAERRIIDSITEDDIISMAKQPVEEAR
- the tusD gene encoding sulfurtransferase complex subunit TusD, with product MKFAIALFSAAHAPSSRRALLFAQAALAGGHEIVRLFFYQDGVYNASASVVTPQDELDVPKQWRTFVSEHQLDGVVCIAAALRRGVLNEEEAGRYQRDAVAVGAPWELSGLGQLHDAVQDADRLICFGGA
- a CDS encoding NUDIX domain-containing protein, which gives rise to MANTAERVNIIQSQVLSHDWYLLKKITFDYLRNNGEWQRQTREVYDRGNGAAILLFNRQKRTVVLTRQFRLPVFVNGHDGLLIEAAAGLLEGAAPEERIRAEAEEETGYRVHHVQKVFESYMSPGSVTEKLHFFIAEYDAASKVSEGGGLEEETEELEVLEWAFDEALEAFYRGEICDAKTIMLLQYAAMKNIFATP
- a CDS encoding YoaK family protein, translated to MLPSASTSHASPGHLRTQKWRGRIGMTLVAMLSVLAGMTDAIGFMASGDFVSFMSGNTTRLAVAISVGDLGLTGRLLLLVATFIVGNALGIVVSRLGGRRALPLMLTIAALLCAAATWPYDEQLPALLAAIIAMGMLNAAVEEVNGLPVGLTYVTGALSRFGRGLGRWMLGERRNGWRVQLIPWTGMFAGAVLGAVLEHHLGLQALFASGLLAGVLGVVSLKIPRRWQLGYMPR
- a CDS encoding cysteine hydrolase family protein; protein product: MATALLIIDVQRALCSGEYACFEINRVIENINHLSTRARIAGVPVVFIQHEEEGSPLAYGADGWQLAESLEAEPKDYYVRKTTPDSFYQTNLQQLLSKEEFERLIICGLQTDYCVNATVRQALKMGYDVVLAADAHSTVDNGNQSAEDIIVEHNKDLAHLTGSVARIDVMPAGEIKI
- a CDS encoding GNAT family N-acetyltransferase — translated: MPLRIEQSQNPTDEQREAILTPLRAYNAAQAGPSNAQPLALLVRDDHGEILGGLYGRFFYQWLYIELLSVPEQGRGQGLGSKLMQMAEDLAREKECVGIWLDTFDFQAPKFYEKLGYSELGQIADYPPGHKRFFFQKRLINA
- the tusC gene encoding sulfurtransferase complex subunit TusC — translated: MAKSLLIISRQAPWSGPNAREALDIVLAGGAFDLPIGLLFLDDGVFQLAAKQDAKALQQKDLSANLQALPMFGVDELFVCADSAAERGLDPNSLPLEEARALTAHEITALIDRYDQVITL
- a CDS encoding methylated-DNA--[protein]-cysteine S-methyltransferase — protein: MTYTFTTLASPVGELKLVAKDARLAAILWENDKPNRVRLGPMHEAPDNPILVRAAQQLQEYFAGTRDRFELELDFAGTEFQKKVWAALLTIPFGETRSYSQIAEQIGNPSAVRAVGAANGKNPISIVAPCHRVIGASGKLTGFAGGLEAKERLLTLEGCEWAGASRMDDLF
- the tusB gene encoding sulfurtransferase complex subunit TusB, coding for MSTLHVLSHSPFGDDRLSSCLRVIGANDALLLSGDAVYALQPGTAPFNTLNTRALNLFVLAEDVQARSIETPDWAKAIDYPAFVDLSIHHDKVNSWL
- a CDS encoding LysR family transcriptional regulator produces the protein MLGTVSELDLRLIRVFLTVVEAGGISAAQTALNTTQPTISAQLATLEARVGFRLCERGRGGFSVTPKGGQFVEAARRLLAAAEGFRVEVQHINRKVSGNINIGLLGQIDPSANKNIALAIARLRSQHEGLYFHFTELSSSLLEEKIINGHIDLAIGYFWHRLPNIDYFPLFQETQIAYCAPAHPLFDHVGALTRDDVRDYDWVWPSHPLPEMPAPTTLERLTVLTDSMDGAALLILSGQHLGFLPQHYAAKHQQLGQLHPLNPEQLRYEVGFHAAVRHSARQRDVVSAFLTELIEIFAAT
- a CDS encoding hemerythrin domain-containing protein codes for the protein MNIFEALRESHERQRTYAKALIKTSGDTPERVEAYQQLKSELQAHATAEERHFYIPLMEFDNGVDLSRHAIAEHHEMDEMMEELDGTEMSSPSWLVTAKKLSEKVHHHLKEEEQKFFQMAGKLLDDKQKEALAGQYEKEYKAQLS
- the ggt gene encoding gamma-glutamyltransferase, whose protein sequence is MKYEPFAKSLIATSLALSCLTAHAASVAPVAAENGMVVTAQHLASQVGVNVLKNGGNAVDAGVAVAYALAVVYPAAGNLGGGGFMTIQLADGRKTFLDFREKAPLAATANMYLDKEGNVVPDLSTRGHLAVGVPGTVSGMELALTKYGTKPRKEVIAPAIKLAEDGFVLEQGDVDLLDYATDVFKKDMKDSGSIFLSKGEPMQVGQKLVQKDLAKTLREISEKGADGFYKGWVADAIVTSSQANKGIITQADLDKYKTRELAPIECDYRGYHVVSAPPPSSGGVVICEIMNILEGYPIKDLGYHSAQGMHYQIEAMRHAYVDRNSYLGDPDFVKNPIAHLLDKNYATKIRDAIDPKKAAISSELKPGVAPHEGSNTTHFSIVDKWGNAVSMTYTLNDWFGAGVMASKTGVILNDEMDDFTSKIGVPNMYGLVQGEANAIAPGKAPLSSMSPTIVTKDGKVVMVVGTPGGSRIITATLLTMLNVIDYGMNIQEAVDAPRFHQQWLPEETNLETFTTSPDTVKILESWGHKFAGPQDANHVAAILVGAPSLGGKPVGKNRFYGANDPRRNTGLSLGY